Proteins encoded in a region of the Vicia villosa cultivar HV-30 ecotype Madison, WI linkage group LG5, Vvil1.0, whole genome shotgun sequence genome:
- the LOC131607461 gene encoding uncharacterized protein LOC131607461 isoform X2: MVVSQNDEIPIGWPFGLGILNMRLRVVEALPANVSAEPYSLSLHIPSASFSSVSSSNLDTESTASFFKDNSVSLGHLIGIRPGDRKRLYFPNPLKFEEKENKPLAKVSCSNDTSKSQEVDMSCGVCVPSLLDPLLIKISKSKKNSRN; the protein is encoded by the exons ATGGTGGTTTCACAG AATGATGAGATTCCTATTGGGTGGCCATTTGGGCTTGGTATTCTGAATATGAGACTAAGAGTTGTGGAAGCACTTCCAGCAAATGTTTCGGCTGAGCCATACTCATTGTCATTGCATATTCCTTCTGCAAGTTTTTCTTCAGTCTCATCCTCCAACCTTGATACTGAG TCAACAGCATCATTCTTTAAAGACAACAGTGTTTCCCTCGGGCATCTAATAGGAATCAGACCAGGTGACAGAAAACGCTTATACTTCCCAAACCcattaaagtttgaagaaaaagaGAACAAACCATTAGCAAAGGTTTCTTGTTCTAATGATACCTCTAAATCACAAGAAGTTGACATGTCCTGTGGAGTTTGCGTTCCCTCGTTACTTGATCCTCTGCTAATAAAGATCAGCAAGAGTAAGAAAAATTCAAGGAACTAG
- the LOC131607461 gene encoding uncharacterized protein LOC131607461 isoform X1: MFFTAIYCSQNDEIPIGWPFGLGILNMRLRVVEALPANVSAEPYSLSLHIPSASFSSVSSSNLDTESTASFFKDNSVSLGHLIGIRPGDRKRLYFPNPLKFEEKENKPLAKVSCSNDTSKSQEVDMSCGVCVPSLLDPLLIKISKSKKNSRN; the protein is encoded by the exons ATGTTTTTTACTGCTATCTATTGTTCTCAGAATGATGAGATTCCTATTGGGTGGCCATTTGGGCTTGGTATTCTGAATATGAGACTAAGAGTTGTGGAAGCACTTCCAGCAAATGTTTCGGCTGAGCCATACTCATTGTCATTGCATATTCCTTCTGCAAGTTTTTCTTCAGTCTCATCCTCCAACCTTGATACTGAG TCAACAGCATCATTCTTTAAAGACAACAGTGTTTCCCTCGGGCATCTAATAGGAATCAGACCAGGTGACAGAAAACGCTTATACTTCCCAAACCcattaaagtttgaagaaaaagaGAACAAACCATTAGCAAAGGTTTCTTGTTCTAATGATACCTCTAAATCACAAGAAGTTGACATGTCCTGTGGAGTTTGCGTTCCCTCGTTACTTGATCCTCTGCTAATAAAGATCAGCAAGAGTAAGAAAAATTCAAGGAACTAG